Genomic segment of Deltaproteobacteria bacterium:
TGTTCCGGCGCGCTTTGCGCACCTTGCCCTCGCCGTGGCCATGCCCATTGCCGTGCTTTTCCAGCAATGGCCGATAGCGTTCGGCCCGATTCAGGTTGAGGGACAGGACCACATGTTCGCGCTCGTTCGTGAAGCCTTTCTTGGTGAAAAATTTCAAGGCCGCCTTGTTGCTCGGGTCCGTGTCCGCGATGAGATAGCGCGCCCCGGACTCCACCATGCGCTCCACCAGTCGGTCGAACAGCTTGTGGGCCACTCCCGTGGAATGAAAATCCGGGTCCACGCCCAGCCAGACGATATACCCATACGTCCAGGACGCCTTGCTGATCAGGGTGCCGATGATGAATCCGGCCAGGGTGTCGTTGACCTCGGCCACCAAACT
This window contains:
- a CDS encoding GNAT family N-acetyltransferase — protein: MTAERIPRPEITIREMELDDLAPVYHLGERLFTCDLYPFLYRTWDEWEVVGHYNTDPEFSLVAEVNDTLAGFIIGTLISKASWTYGYIVWLGVDPDFHSTGVAHKLFDRLVERMVESGARYLIADTDPSNKAALKFFTKKGFTNEREHVVLSLNLNRAERYRPLLEKHGNGHGHGEGKVRKARRN